From Coffea arabica cultivar ET-39 chromosome 9c, Coffea Arabica ET-39 HiFi, whole genome shotgun sequence, one genomic window encodes:
- the LOC140014346 gene encoding putative metallophosphoesterase At3g03305, giving the protein MGSSSRLRIPILVFGLLLCFIILVPCCFSDNPNKSDNGDENNQNKNNVKEIVDEGQFIEVKSAPEDVVWVVQLSDLHFSVHHPERAQDFKSIVGPTLSMINPSLVLMTGDLTDGKSKDLLTTKQDKEEWIEYQNIMEDVVRRSGLNKSIFHDLRGNHDNFGVSSFGGPSDFFSRYSLNGQLGRNGPVDSIIIQTGERKLLFAGIDTTSSSGLRGPTNFFGHPTDELLSQLSSALRKWDSQSAEPITKISFGHFPLSFSAASSSGNTLEDVFLLHSLSAYICGHLHTKFGKNLKRRHESIHPLYPHKMIQFNANTIPSDNRKDCSDGLTSVEEFWEWEMGDWRKSRAMRILAIDRGHISFIDIDYKLGAKNTIILPTFPLDSRFMAASYHKHNCDSMDLSLYETIRVLVFSASPIVSVVARIYDSRPGYLLEVVETSLRKLESTSSRGDLYCAPWNFKAFEDPSPERYLLQIEAIDNLGRSTLSELRPFSINGLHAKLSWSWKEFILMGCHWAALYFPIFWSFYFLVLSTILVPKILLFFSRRHYSYKHYIANRGFVNCLAWIFTELYNIPILWGCLVAYLFYLILCPWLFGQVFTDGKERGYMTYKGWVLKPSKNGNLEFLGFPDIMVVVLPHLFFVVLPAIVVIGGLAAERGRYRDYLLSLSGKKKEENQSEIRGYAPSSDGRHNRSQFLSSERWTRNILLVVSLAICWVHFKSCRVLMKAYEMNPIIHFPLYSLLIPLMLAYTIYKTGNI; this is encoded by the exons ATGGGTAGTAGTAGTCGCCTGAGAATCCCAATTCTGGTTTTTGGCTTGCTCTTATGCTTCATAATCCTAGTACCTTGTTGCTTCTCTGATAATCCAAACAAATCTGACAATGGTGATGAAAATAACCAGAACAAGAATAATGTTAAGGAAATTGTTGATGAAGGGCAGTTTATAGAAGTGAAGAGTGCGCCAGAGGATGTGGTGTGGGTGGTGCAGCTCTCTGATCTCCACTTCAGTGTACACCATCCTGAGAGGGCTCAAGATTTCAAGTCTATTGTGGGCCCTACTCTCTCCATGATCAACCCTTCTTTGGTTCTTATGACTGGTGATCTCACTG ATGGGAAAAGCAAAGATTTACTAACAACGAAGCAAGATAAAGAAGAGTGGATTGAATACCAGAATATCATGGAAGATGTTGTCAGAAGAAGTGGACTTAACAAGAGCATCTTCCATGACCTTAGAGGGAATCACGACAATTTTGGTGTATCATCTTTTGGTGGCCCATCTGATTTCTTCTCTAGATATAGCCTCAACGGGCAACTGGGGAGAAATGGCCCAGTTGATAGCATCATCATTCAG ACTGGTGAAAGAAAGCTTCTTTTTGCTGGGATTGACACCACATCATCTTCAGGATTGCGAGGCCCAACTAACTTTTTTGGCCATCCAACGGATGAATTATTGAGTCAACTAAGTTCTGCACTCAGAAAGTGGGATTCTCAGTCTGCCGAACCAATAACCAAGATTTCCTTTGGTcattttcccctttctttttctGCAGCCTCGTCTTCTGGAAACACATTAGAGGATGTGTTTCTACTGCACTCCTTATCAGCTTACATATGTGGCCATCTGCATACAAAATTTGGTAAGAATTTAAAACGGCGTCATGAATCCATTCATCCTTTATACCCTCATAAAATGATCCAGTTCAATGCAAATACAATACCTTCCGATAATAGAAAAGATTGTTCAGATGGATTGACATCTGTGGAAGAATTTTGGGAGTGGGAAATGGGTGACTGGAGGAAGAGTAGAGCCATGCGCATCTTGGCCATTGATAGAGGTCATATATCATTTATTGACATTGACTATAAGTTGGGGGCTAAAAACACTATCATACTGCCAACATTTCCACTGGACTCACGCTTTATGGCAGCATCATATCACAAGCATAATTGTGACTCAATGGATCTTTCATTATATGAGACTATTAGAGTTCTGGTATTTTCTGCTTCTCCAATTGTGTCAGTTGTGGCTAGGATCTATGACTCAAGGCCTGGATATCTTCTTGAGGTGGTGGAGACATCTCTTAGAAAGTTGGAGAGTACCTCTTCTAGGGGAGATCTGTACTGTGCCCCTTGGAATTTTAAGGCTTTTGAGGATCCATCTCCTGAGAGATATTTGCTGCAAATAGAGGCTATAGATAATTTGGGTAGATCAACTTTGAGTGAACTGAGACCATTCTCTATAAATGGTCTTCATGCCAAGCTTTCGTGGAGCTGGAAAGAGTTTATCCTGATGGGTTGTCATTGGGCTGCGCTCTATTTCCCGATATTCTGGTCCTTCTATTTTCTTGTTCTGTCTACCATTCTTGTTCCAAAAATTTTACTCTTTTTCTCTAGAAGGCACTACAGTTACAAGCATTACATAGCCAATAGAGGATTCGTAAATTGTCTGGCTTGGATTTTCACAGAGCTGTATAATATTCCAATCCTGTGGGGCTGTTTGGTGGCTTACTTGTTTTACCTCATATTATGTCCTTGGCTTTTTGGCCAAGTGTTTACAGATGGCAAAGAAAGGGGGTACATGACTTACAAAGGCTGGGTTTTGAAACCCAGCAAGAATGGGAATTTAGAATTTCTTGGGTTTCCAGACATAATGGTTGTCGTTCTTCCACATCTGTTTTTTGTGGTCCTGCCTGCAATAGTGGTAATTGGGGGATTGGCTGCTGAAAGGGGAAGATATCGTGATTATCTTCTTTCACTCtcaggaaagaaaaaagaagaaaatcaatCAGAAATAAGGGGATATGCACCATCTAGTGATGGCAGACATAACAGATCACAATTCCTTTCCTCAGAGAGGTGGACTAGAAACATACTCCTGGTAGTTTCTTTGGCAATTTGTTGGGTGCATTTTAAG AGTTGTAGAGTTCTCATGAAAGCATACGAGATGAATCCTATCATTCATTTCCCTTTATATAGCCTCCTGATTCCTCTGATGCTGGCTTATACTATATACAAAACTGGGAACATTTAA
- the LOC140014384 gene encoding ycf20-like protein isoform X1, whose amino-acid sequence MKVMAARMDIIIPRSLSVIENACFERSSTDFRNCNALSEWNEKQNLVVHIAVVATKYASSQIKSPQPIRRGWRTAFALDTGGLPDNDDQDSFNNFGAGLGGTRLGRIVSAAGRQLLEKLNSARKNFPMKIFLLLLGFYTANALATILGQTGDWDVLVAGVVVAAIEGIGMLMYRKPSSMSRGRLQSLVVMINYWKAGICLGLFVDAFKLGS is encoded by the exons ATGAAG GTTATGGCTGCTAGAATGGACATCATCATACCACGAAGTTTGTCCGTGAttgaaaatgcatgttttgaaaGATCATCTACAGATTTTAGGAATTGTAATGCTCTCTCGGAGTGGAATGAAAAACAGAATTTAGTTGTGCATATTGCAGTGGTTGCTACGAAGTATGCAAGTTCTCAAATAAAGAG TCCTCAACCAATTAGACGTGGTTGGAGAACGGCATTTGCTTTAGACACAGGTGGACTTCCAGATAATGATGACCAAGACAGCTTTAACAATTTTGGCGCTGGCCTTGGTGGAACTCGTTTGGGCCGCATAGTAAGTGCAGCAGGTAGGCAGCTTTTGGAGAAGCTTAATTCAGCTCGGAAGAATTTTCCAATGAAGATATTTCTCCTCCTCCTGGGATTCTACACAGCTAATGCCTTGGCTACAATTCTTGGGCAAACTGGTGACTGGGATGTTCTGGTGGCTGGGGTGGTTGTTGCTGCAATAGAGGGTATAGGTATGCTTATGTATAGAAAGCCTTCCTCTATGTCCAGGGGTAGGCTGCAGTCTCTTGTGGTGATGATAAACTATTGGAAAGCAGGTATTTGCTTGGGCCTTTTTGTGGATGCTTTCAAACTAGGTAGTTGA
- the LOC140014384 gene encoding ycf20-like protein isoform X2, protein MKVMAARMDIIIPRSLSVIENACFERSSTDFRNCNALSEWNEKQNLVVHIAVVATKYASSQIKRRGWRTAFALDTGGLPDNDDQDSFNNFGAGLGGTRLGRIVSAAGRQLLEKLNSARKNFPMKIFLLLLGFYTANALATILGQTGDWDVLVAGVVVAAIEGIGMLMYRKPSSMSRGRLQSLVVMINYWKAGICLGLFVDAFKLGS, encoded by the exons ATGAAG GTTATGGCTGCTAGAATGGACATCATCATACCACGAAGTTTGTCCGTGAttgaaaatgcatgttttgaaaGATCATCTACAGATTTTAGGAATTGTAATGCTCTCTCGGAGTGGAATGAAAAACAGAATTTAGTTGTGCATATTGCAGTGGTTGCTACGAAGTATGCAAGTTCTCAAATAAAGAG ACGTGGTTGGAGAACGGCATTTGCTTTAGACACAGGTGGACTTCCAGATAATGATGACCAAGACAGCTTTAACAATTTTGGCGCTGGCCTTGGTGGAACTCGTTTGGGCCGCATAGTAAGTGCAGCAGGTAGGCAGCTTTTGGAGAAGCTTAATTCAGCTCGGAAGAATTTTCCAATGAAGATATTTCTCCTCCTCCTGGGATTCTACACAGCTAATGCCTTGGCTACAATTCTTGGGCAAACTGGTGACTGGGATGTTCTGGTGGCTGGGGTGGTTGTTGCTGCAATAGAGGGTATAGGTATGCTTATGTATAGAAAGCCTTCCTCTATGTCCAGGGGTAGGCTGCAGTCTCTTGTGGTGATGATAAACTATTGGAAAGCAGGTATTTGCTTGGGCCTTTTTGTGGATGCTTTCAAACTAGGTAGTTGA